A stretch of Macrobrachium rosenbergii isolate ZJJX-2024 chromosome 12, ASM4041242v1, whole genome shotgun sequence DNA encodes these proteins:
- the LOC136844131 gene encoding uncharacterized protein produces MVKVPQQASRSDHHFHNQQKRLGPLLRQECLSPITPGTPRGFAPRGLSSALSESNSLPVPLASTGQCQAPPISAGISITTLIPMPGPELVPVKDPEPDTDPPMGDPPNLTDVVIAYCEPPTPDVSSSHSLPPAEDNPLAGLDITPFLVDQELSDQDADAGSTPTTVVAAAEVRDQPVATEAAPDPAPDSAPGLFPESVPSSSPRNGLARPWRPPKKKKGWKRSI; encoded by the coding sequence atggtcaaagtgccccagcaagctagccgcagTGACCACCATTTCCACAACCAACAAAAGAGGCTCGGCCCTCTCCTAAGACAGGAATGTCTGTCGCCTATCACTCcaggtacaccgaggggttttgcaccccggGGTCTCTCTTCAGCCTTGTCTGAATCcaattcactgccagtgccacttgcgagcactggtcagtgccaagctccacctatCTCAGCCGGAATCTCCATAACAACCTTAATCCccatgcctggccctgagttagtacCAGTGAAGGATCCAGAACCTGACACagatcctcctatgggagatccacCTAACCTCACAGATGTGGTCATCGCCTATTGTGAACCTCCaacccctgacgtttcttcttcccactctcTTCCACCTGCCGAAGATAACCCtttggcaggcctggacattaccccTTTTCTGGTTGACCAAGAACTGTCTGACCAGGACGCAGATGCTGGCTCTACTCCCACGACAGTTGTTGCAGCAGCAGAAGTAAGAGACCAACCCGTAGctactgaggctgcccctgatcctgcccCTGACAGCGCTCCTGGTCTTTTTCCAGAGTCAGTACCCTCATCAtctcctaggaatggcctagccagaccttggaggcccccaaagaaaaagaagggatggaagagatccatttaa